A part of Eriocheir sinensis breed Jianghai 21 chromosome 51, ASM2467909v1, whole genome shotgun sequence genomic DNA contains:
- the LOC126982478 gene encoding syntaxin-8-like, translating to MPAEDRWLTDYSTVEGVVRDVTETVTKRRQAGVGTVQHALLSNKLRTAIPQVDSQVSDLISRLDSWELRDITPAERERRTRLCERLQSTIKKAHMDFTERKEPVGRGAGGSVGWGWGVEDDDDDGEASRPLTTSQMREDQQRLLREQEDGLEALSGVVSQQRRIASAIGTEVVQQNELLDDVTQRTDNTRNRLVDETENITTTTQKSRTWPYWLVIAGLLAAIVIVLVW from the exons ATGCCCGCCGAGGACCGCTG GCTGACGGACTACAGTACAGTGGAGGGAGTGGTGCGGGATGTGACGGAGACGGTAACAAAGAGGCGGCAGGCAGGCGTGGGCACCGTACAGCACGCATTGCTCTCCAACAAGCTGAGGACGGCCATCCCTCAG GTGGACTCCCAAGTAAGTGACCTCATCTCCCGCCTCGACTCCTGGGAGCTGCGCGACATCACCCCGGCTGAACGTGAGAGGCGGACACGGCTGTGTGAGCGCCTACAGAGCACTATCAAGAAGGCACACATGGACTTCACAGA gaGGAAGGAGCCCGTGGGAAGGGGAGCGGGGGGCAGTGTGGGCTGGGGCTGGGGGGTggaggatgatgacgatgatggggaGGCCAGCCGGCCCCTCACCACCAGCCAGATGAGGGAGGACCAGCAGCGGCTCCtccgag aacaaGAAGACGGGCTCGAGGCTCTCTCCGGCGTGGTCTCTCAGCAGCGCCGGATTGCCTCAGCGATCGGGACGGAGGTTGTGCAGCAGAACG AGCTCCTGGATGACGTCACCCAGCGCACGGACAACACTCGTAACCGCCTGGTGGATGAGACTGagaacatcacaaccaccacacagAAGAGTCGAACCTGGC CGTACTGGCTGGTGATAGCAGGACTCTTAGCAGCCATTGTGATTGTGTTGGTGTGGTAG